Proteins found in one Limnohabitans sp. TEGF004 genomic segment:
- the rplN gene encoding 50S ribosomal protein L14, with protein sequence MIQTETRLDVADNTGAKSVLCIKVLGGSKRRYASVGDIIKVSIKEAAPRGRVKKGEVYSAVVVRTAKGIRRGDGSLVKFDGNAAVLLNAKLEPIGTRIFGPVTRELRTEKFMKIVSLAPEVL encoded by the coding sequence ATGATCCAAACTGAAACACGGTTAGATGTCGCTGACAACACCGGTGCGAAGTCCGTTTTGTGCATTAAAGTGCTCGGCGGTTCTAAGCGTCGCTATGCAAGCGTGGGCGACATCATCAAGGTGAGCATTAAAGAAGCCGCTCCGCGTGGCCGCGTCAAAAAAGGCGAGGTGTATAGCGCTGTTGTGGTCCGTACTGCCAAAGGCATCCGCCGTGGCGACGGTTCGCTCGTCAAATTCGATGGCAACGCAGCTGTGTTGCTCAATGCAAAGTTGGAGCCTATCGGCACCCGTATCTTCGGCCCAGTGACGCGCGAGTTGCGCACTGAGAAGTTCATGAAGATCGTGTCATTGGCTCCTGAAGTTCTGTAA
- the rplX gene encoding 50S ribosomal protein L24, producing the protein MNKIRKGDQVIVLTGRDKGKRGVVSLRKDDSHLVVDGINLVKKHTKPNPMAGTQGGIVDKTMPIHQSNVAIFNAATGKADRVGIKVLADGSKVRVFKSSGEEIKAA; encoded by the coding sequence ATGAACAAGATTCGCAAAGGCGACCAAGTCATCGTCCTTACTGGACGCGACAAAGGTAAACGTGGCGTTGTGTCGCTGCGTAAAGATGACAGCCACTTGGTGGTCGACGGCATTAACTTGGTGAAAAAACACACCAAGCCAAACCCAATGGCTGGCACGCAAGGTGGCATCGTTGATAAAACAATGCCCATCCATCAGTCCAACGTAGCTATCTTCAATGCTGCTACAGGTAAGGCTGATCGTGTTGGCATCAAAGTCCTGGCAGACGGCAGCAAAGTGCGTGTCTTCAAGTCCAGCGGCGAAGAAATCAAGGCGGCATAA